The Streptomyces spororaveus genome includes a region encoding these proteins:
- a CDS encoding diaminopimelate decarboxylase, translated as MDTQGAATSAAESSAEDAAERRDLAVRAAVEQGLVGGSDTADPLTCLLDVAGIRASAAALTSAFDGAVAPGTPVLHAFAVKAAPLVPVLRLLADAGLGCEVASPGELALARAAGVPAGRTVLDSPAKTVAELREALALGIAVNADNPQELERLDALVGRAPTASPIGVRINPQTGGGAIDALSTATSTSKFGVALRDPGARAWLVRAYLDRPWLTRLHIHSGSQGVPLALIAEGVRDLHALAEEINAAAGQRRVDTLDIGGGLPVNFASDEPAPTYAQYVAALREAVPALFDGSYGLVTEFGRSLLAKHGLVLARVEYTKTSGSRPIALTHAGVQVATRTAYAPAAWPVRILPYDAKGAPKTGDPVAQDIAGPACFAGDLLATARELPRLAPGDLIGVPDTGAYFFTAHYGYNSLPRPAVHGFTLTASGEVRFHLVRPAQDVPSIVAEAGGPLRDALLPASPAFEARGSGRSPGL; from the coding sequence GCGCAGCCGAGAGTTCCGCCGAGGACGCGGCCGAGCGCCGTGACCTGGCCGTACGGGCCGCCGTCGAGCAAGGTCTGGTGGGCGGCAGCGACACCGCGGACCCGCTGACCTGCCTGCTGGACGTCGCCGGGATCCGGGCCTCCGCCGCCGCCCTCACCTCCGCCTTCGACGGCGCCGTCGCGCCCGGCACGCCCGTCCTGCACGCCTTCGCCGTCAAGGCCGCCCCGCTCGTCCCGGTCCTGCGGCTGCTCGCCGACGCCGGGCTCGGCTGCGAGGTGGCCAGCCCCGGCGAGCTGGCGCTGGCCCGGGCGGCGGGCGTCCCCGCCGGCCGGACCGTCCTGGACTCCCCCGCCAAGACGGTGGCCGAGCTGCGCGAAGCCCTGGCCCTGGGCATCGCCGTCAACGCCGACAACCCGCAGGAGCTGGAACGCCTCGACGCGCTCGTCGGCCGGGCGCCGACCGCGTCCCCGATCGGCGTCCGGATCAACCCGCAGACCGGTGGGGGCGCCATCGACGCGCTGTCCACGGCGACGTCCACCTCGAAGTTCGGCGTCGCCCTGCGCGACCCCGGGGCGCGCGCATGGCTCGTACGGGCCTACCTGGACCGGCCCTGGCTCACCCGCCTGCACATCCACTCGGGCTCCCAGGGCGTTCCCCTGGCCCTGATCGCGGAGGGTGTACGGGACCTGCACGCGCTCGCCGAGGAGATCAACGCGGCGGCCGGGCAGCGCCGCGTCGACACCCTCGACATCGGCGGCGGCCTGCCGGTGAACTTCGCCTCGGACGAGCCGGCCCCGACGTACGCGCAGTACGTGGCCGCCCTGCGCGAGGCGGTCCCCGCCCTCTTCGACGGCTCGTACGGCCTGGTCACGGAGTTCGGCCGGTCCCTGCTGGCCAAGCACGGCCTGGTGCTGGCCCGTGTCGAGTACACCAAGACCAGCGGATCCCGGCCGATCGCGCTCACCCACGCCGGGGTCCAGGTGGCGACCCGCACCGCGTACGCCCCGGCGGCCTGGCCGGTGCGGATCCTGCCGTACGACGCGAAGGGCGCCCCGAAGACCGGCGACCCGGTGGCCCAGGACATCGCCGGCCCCGCCTGCTTCGCCGGGGACCTGCTCGCCACCGCCCGCGAGCTGCCCCGGCTCGCCCCCGGCGACCTGATCGGCGTCCCGGACACCGGCGCGTACTTCTTCACGGCCCACTACGGCTACAACAGCCTGCCGCGCCCGGCGGTCCACGGCTTCACGCTGACCGCGTCGGGCGAGGTCCGCTTCCACCTCGTCCGCCCGGCGCAGGACGTCCCGTCGATCGTCGCGGAGGCGGGCGGCCCGCTGCGCGACGCCCTGCTTCCAGCCTCGCCGGCGTTTGAGGCGCGGGGCTCGGGGCGGAGCCCCGGTCTTTGA